One Bacillus amyloliquefaciens DSM 7 = ATCC 23350 DNA window includes the following coding sequences:
- a CDS encoding DUF1648 domain-containing protein, with translation MFLMNDKVLWGAVALAFILSIVFYPFLPADMAIHYDASNRPNTAINKTAGVLIFPVLMIVCMLFRKRVVQLFLVVYCLLIVHIAVMWLAM, from the coding sequence ATGTTTTTGATGAATGATAAAGTGCTGTGGGGAGCGGTGGCACTCGCCTTTATTCTGTCGATTGTGTTTTATCCGTTTCTTCCTGCTGATATGGCTATTCACTATGACGCGTCGAACCGACCGAATACAGCCATCAATAAAACGGCCGGCGTCCTGATTTTTCCCGTGCTTATGATTGTCTGCATGTTATTCAGAAAACGGGTCGTCCAGTTATTCCTCGTCGTTTACTGCCTGCTGATCGTGCACATCGCAGTGATGTGGCTGGCAATGTAA
- a CDS encoding nucleotide excision repair endonuclease, translating into MIKIKLPAPDVTITERQQSPSENEPAIKAIYGFIDFHQIPRDKGGIFMFYNIHDELLFVGKARKLRQRIKKHFEDNVSPVKHHRDEVYKIEVCVVNDPMERDIYETYAINTLQSKYNIEKVFYK; encoded by the coding sequence TTGATAAAAATAAAACTTCCTGCTCCTGATGTAACCATTACAGAACGGCAGCAGTCACCGTCGGAAAATGAACCGGCGATTAAAGCGATTTACGGTTTCATTGATTTTCACCAAATTCCGAGAGACAAAGGCGGCATATTTATGTTTTATAACATTCATGACGAGCTGCTGTTTGTCGGGAAAGCCCGTAAATTAAGACAAAGAATCAAAAAGCATTTTGAAGACAATGTGTCGCCTGTTAAACATCACAGGGACGAAGTGTATAAAATTGAGGTATGTGTCGTAAATGATCCGATGGAAAGAGATATTTACGAAACGTACGCGATCAATACCCTTCAGTCGAAATACAACATTGAGAAAGTATTTTATAAATAA
- a CDS encoding NAD(P)/FAD-dependent oxidoreductase has protein sequence MKSYIIIGAGILGASAAYHLAKAGAEVTVIDRKHPGQATDAAAGIVCPWLSQRRNQAWYAIAKGGARYYEQLIQQLEADGETDTGYQKVGAVSLHTDEKKLSQMEERAYKRREDAPEIGGITRLTPAETKALFPALSEEYGAVHISGAARVNGRALRKALLNAAIKHGAAVYHEEASILTEDGAVTGVKTEERTLHADQVLVTAGAWAKELLQPLGIRFSVSYQKAQIVHLELQGEDTGGWPVVMPPNDQYILAFDSGRIVAGATHENDTGMDLRVTAGGLGEIFDKALTVAPGLSDSTVMETRVGFRPFTPGFLPVIGSLPNISGLLVANGLGASGLTSGPYLGAELAKLALGRQTEIDLSLYDPAGALE, from the coding sequence ATGAAGTCTTATATCATTATCGGGGCCGGCATTCTCGGTGCGTCAGCGGCTTATCATCTTGCAAAGGCCGGCGCGGAAGTAACGGTCATTGACCGGAAACACCCGGGTCAGGCGACTGACGCAGCGGCGGGGATCGTTTGCCCGTGGCTGTCGCAGCGCCGCAATCAGGCATGGTATGCAATCGCAAAAGGCGGTGCCCGTTATTATGAACAATTGATCCAGCAGCTGGAAGCCGACGGAGAAACGGACACCGGTTATCAAAAGGTCGGTGCCGTCAGTCTCCATACGGATGAAAAAAAGCTCAGCCAGATGGAAGAAAGAGCTTATAAAAGAAGAGAGGACGCTCCTGAGATCGGCGGCATCACAAGACTGACTCCGGCAGAAACGAAGGCATTGTTTCCCGCGCTGTCGGAGGAATACGGAGCGGTTCATATCAGCGGTGCGGCCCGGGTGAACGGGAGGGCGCTTCGTAAGGCACTGTTAAACGCGGCCATAAAGCACGGTGCGGCAGTTTATCATGAAGAGGCGTCAATACTGACAGAGGACGGTGCCGTCACCGGTGTGAAAACGGAAGAACGCACGCTTCATGCCGACCAGGTTCTCGTAACGGCGGGAGCTTGGGCGAAGGAGCTGCTTCAGCCGCTGGGCATCCGCTTTTCAGTATCGTACCAAAAGGCGCAGATCGTTCATTTAGAGCTTCAGGGAGAGGATACGGGCGGATGGCCTGTGGTTATGCCGCCGAACGACCAGTACATCCTCGCATTTGACAGCGGCAGAATCGTAGCGGGCGCGACTCATGAAAACGATACCGGCATGGATTTGCGGGTGACGGCAGGCGGTCTCGGCGAGATTTTTGACAAAGCATTAACCGTCGCGCCGGGGCTTTCAGACAGTACCGTGATGGAGACAAGAGTCGGTTTCAGGCCGTTTACTCCCGGTTTTCTTCCCGTTATCGGCAGCCTGCCGAATATCAGCGGCCTCCTCGTGGCCAACGGGCTCGGCGCCTCGGGTCTGACGAGCGGACCGTATCTCGGAGCTGAACTGGCGAAACTCGCACTCGGCCGGCAGACCGAAATTGATTTGAGCCTCTATGATCCGGCCGGCGCGCTCGAATGA
- a CDS encoding class I SAM-dependent methyltransferase, whose amino-acid sequence MGNYSPFWGWLTGALFLLLGLWMLLYSMTIKLSHRHRILALSGLKPNMKVLDVGTGRGLLAIAAAQKGADVSAIDKWSGWDLGGNGREAFEQNRLAEGAPGIDLYDGLAQDMPFPDETFDLVISHFVVHNISGRKERERAIAEMVRVLRPGGTLAVSDIKNMSQYRKFLEENGFQTRTYSFYHTFPFSKLIIAVRTPVGTGRSIC is encoded by the coding sequence ATGGGGAATTATTCTCCTTTCTGGGGCTGGCTGACGGGCGCCTTGTTTTTATTACTCGGTCTTTGGATGCTGCTGTATTCAATGACTATTAAACTTTCACACCGCCATCGCATTCTTGCGCTTTCCGGCTTAAAGCCGAACATGAAGGTGCTTGATGTCGGGACGGGGCGGGGGCTGTTAGCCATCGCCGCGGCGCAGAAAGGCGCGGATGTCTCAGCGATTGACAAGTGGTCTGGCTGGGATCTGGGCGGAAACGGACGAGAGGCGTTTGAACAAAACAGACTGGCTGAAGGAGCGCCGGGAATTGATCTGTATGACGGACTGGCGCAAGACATGCCATTTCCTGATGAAACGTTTGACCTTGTCATTTCACATTTTGTCGTACACAACATTTCAGGGAGAAAAGAGCGGGAACGGGCGATCGCGGAAATGGTGAGGGTGCTGAGGCCCGGCGGCACATTGGCCGTGTCAGATATAAAAAATATGTCTCAATACAGAAAGTTTCTTGAGGAAAACGGCTTTCAGACGAGGACTTATTCCTTTTATCATACGTTTCCGTTTTCGAAACTCATCATTGCCGTCAGGACTCCGGTAGGAACCGGGCGCTCCATTTGTTAA
- a CDS encoding DUF2691 family protein — MKRGLTFDIPNTFGQFAADILKPFPISAYTWFIGDGEAYTDFKEDTDTDLFPQNQRIIEGHELRQRLEGNSYYMIFAELKAFPSGMVTEINTYEEYLKSPCELVLLIADCSYVSLYCKDPDMLEALYQQAVQCGFLHVDYVTDENDARTRLSVW, encoded by the coding sequence ATGAAACGAGGCCTTACGTTTGACATCCCGAACACATTCGGACAGTTTGCGGCAGACATATTAAAACCATTCCCCATTTCCGCCTATACGTGGTTTATCGGCGATGGGGAGGCATATACCGACTTCAAAGAAGACACCGATACAGACCTGTTTCCGCAAAATCAGCGCATCATTGAGGGCCATGAGCTCCGTCAGCGTCTTGAAGGAAACTCTTATTATATGATTTTTGCTGAATTGAAGGCTTTCCCAAGCGGGATGGTAACGGAAATCAATACGTACGAAGAATATTTAAAGAGTCCCTGTGAGCTTGTGCTTCTCATCGCAGATTGCTCATATGTATCCTTATACTGCAAAGATCCGGACATGCTGGAAGCTCTTTATCAGCAGGCTGTACAATGCGGATTTCTCCATGTTGACTATGTCACAGATGAGAATGATGCGAGAACGCGTTTATCTGTCTGGTGA
- the csn gene encoding chitosanase: MRSGLKKKAGFWKKTAVSSLIFTMFFTLMMSGTVLAAGLNKDQKRRAEQLTSIFENGKTEIQYGYVEELDDGRGYTCGRAGFTTATGDALEVVEVYTKAVPNNKLKKYLPELRRLAKDESDDTSNLKGFASAWRSLGNDKAFRAAQDEVNDRLYYQPAMKRSDQAGLKTALAKAVMYDTVIQHGDGDDPDSFYALIKRTNKKMGGSPKDGTDEKKWLNKFLDVRYDDLMNPSDEDTQDEWRESVARVDVFRDIVKAKNYNLDGPIHVRSSEYGNFTIQ; this comes from the coding sequence ATGAGAAGCGGTTTGAAGAAAAAAGCAGGTTTTTGGAAGAAGACGGCGGTTTCATCACTTATTTTCACCATGTTTTTTACCCTGATGATGAGCGGAACGGTTTTGGCGGCCGGGCTGAATAAGGATCAGAAGCGCCGGGCGGAACAGCTGACCAGCATCTTTGAAAACGGAAAGACGGAAATTCAATACGGATATGTTGAAGAGTTGGATGACGGAAGAGGTTACACTTGCGGGCGGGCCGGTTTTACAACGGCTACCGGGGATGCGCTGGAAGTAGTGGAAGTATACACGAAAGCGGTCCCGAATAACAAATTGAAAAAGTATTTGCCTGAATTGCGCCGTCTTGCGAAGGACGAAAGCGATGACACAAGCAATCTGAAAGGATTCGCTTCTGCCTGGCGTTCGCTTGGCAATGATAAGGCTTTCCGAGCTGCCCAGGATGAAGTAAATGACCGCTTATATTATCAGCCGGCGATGAAACGTTCAGATCAAGCCGGATTGAAAACGGCACTGGCAAAAGCAGTGATGTACGATACAGTGATTCAGCATGGCGACGGCGATGATCCAGACTCCTTTTATGCCCTGATTAAACGCACGAACAAAAAAATGGGCGGGTCACCGAAAGACGGGACAGACGAGAAAAAATGGCTGAATAAATTTTTGGATGTGCGCTATGACGATCTGATGAATCCGTCAGATGAGGATACCCAGGATGAATGGAGAGAATCAGTAGCCCGTGTCGACGTTTTCCGTGATATCGTAAAAGCGAAGAACTATAATTTAGACGGGCCGATTCATGTCCGGTCAAGCGAATACGGAAATTTCACAATTCAATAA